TTCCTTTGCAACAGGTAAATATTCGGACAGATCGATGTCGGCATCATCAACCTTCTTGACGCCTGTTATGGAAATTTGAACGGTGTTTTTAAAACTGACTGCTCCTCCCTGAGCCTGGATTACATCCCCTTTTTTAAACACTTTGTCCCACTCGACCGCGTTTTCCCAGATCTTACCGTCAACCTCGCCCGTTTTGTCCTTAAGACGGATGTTCAGATACGGGGATCCCTTTTGAGAAAAAGCTATATTTTTCTCCATCACAAGAAATGACCCGCTGACTCTCTCTCCAGGCTTTAGATCCTTGATATACATAGTTTTTATCTTCATATAGACACCCGCCATTCGTGACAATACACATTCATTTTCCCACCCCTTACAGACCCTATCATGGTTATTCCCGCCTCCATGGATGCATGAATGGCAGTCGTTGTCGGAACCGAAAGGGATATGAGTATCGGAATTCCCAGATTCCAGACCTTGTTAACAATTTCTAAAGAAACTCTCCCCGTTCTTACGATGATCTTATCCGAGCAGTCCATTTCATTAAGGAGGGCATAGCCGCCCAGCATATCAATGGTGTTGTGTCTCCCGATATCTTCTCTCAAAACGATAATACTATCGCCATAAGCCAGAGCAGCAGAATGGGTGCCGCCTGTTACACCGTGGAGGAGTGATGAATCAATCAGGCTTTCCACAAGAGTGAATGCGCATTGGGGAGAAATGCGGGTAAGGTTCCCCCGTAAATTCTCCAGTGCATGCTCCATACTTTCCCGTTCCCAGCCGCGGGCTCCACTCGACGCAATGGTCTTCCCTGCATGGTGTTCATTTGAAGGAATTCGCGTTTCACCTTTTGTAAAGACAGAAACGGCGTTTCGCTTATCAGAAACTTCCACTTTCATCAAGTCTGCTGCAGTCCTGATGAATCCTTCCGACCTGAGAAATCCTACGGCAAGTTCCTCCCTATGATTTCCATTGCAGGCAATGGTTATAACCCTATGGCCATTGAGAAATATTTCGAGCGGCACCTCTTTGACGATATCCACTGATGTTTTCGTGAATCGGTCACTACTGTATGCATGAATGTCGAATCTTTCACTATCGGCTTTTATCATCATTCCTTTACTTCTCTCTATTTCTCTCTCAGGATACGATGATCACCCGCCCTGATAGTGAGCTTTGCGATATCAAAATATTCCATCAACGGAATGATGAATTTCCTTGAAAGACCCGTCAACTCTTTGAAGCTTGCCGGTGTTGCCTTTCCATCTCTCAAAAGGAGGTTTTTATAATTTTCCCTGAGTCTGAGAAGAACTTCTCTATGAAAGTAAAGATCTTCATTAATTTTTATCAGAGAACCTTCTTTGAACATTACATTAAAGACACTCTCGGCGAGTTTCTTCTTATCAATTTTTCCATAACCTCCCTGATGGAAGGAGGGGTAAGCTCTGATTCGATATAGATCTTGGCGATCGTGCTCCGCAGATCCTCAAGATCTCCCTTCAAATCCACACGGTGTCCCGACATACGAAGATTTTCCCTCTCAACGGTTATCTCTCCATTGCGCTCAAGATCTCTGACAGCCATATTGAAAGGCCTTGTGCCGACGAATTCTCCTGCAATGTTCCGCAACTCTTCTTTTAAAACACCTTCCTTTAAGGGATACCTTTCGTGATAAGCCTGCATTTCAAGAAGAATCCGTCTCTGGAGGTTCTGATAAACGGGAAAAGAGATAACCTTCGATTCATCACCATCTAAAAGAACGGCCTGTCTTTTCGAACACATGGATTTGAGAATGTCCGTGAGGGGCTTTTGTTGAATTCCCGTTCTCATCACAAGCTGAAGTATATCAATACCCTCGATGCCTGACCGCTCAATAATGGCTGCCACTCTCTCTGAATCAGGAGCGCTACACAACGTATCAAATTCCCGGAGAACCTTTTCAGAATTTCTTTTATGCTTCATGGGAAGAGGGTCGACAACTATTCCCCCACCGATTGTCGTAACCGGCGAGTAGCTCCTTATGACAAACCTGTCTCTTGCCATTGCGACAATCGGAGACTCAAGAATAATCTGTGCGTAGCTCTTACTTCCAGGCTCGATCTCATCACGATCAAGGAGTATTATCCGACCGATGATCTCACTTGTTCCTGCATGAAATCGAACCAGGTTCCTGTTCTTCAATCTTCTGTCGTTACTTGACAGAT
The sequence above is a segment of the Deltaproteobacteria bacterium genome. Coding sequences within it:
- a CDS encoding SelB C-terminal domain-containing protein, coding for MFKEGSLIKINEDLYFHREVLLRLRENYKNLLLRDGKATPASFKELTGLSRKFIIPLMEYFDIAKLTIRAGDHRILREK
- the fdhD gene encoding formate dehydrogenase accessory sulfurtransferase FdhD, with protein sequence MMIKADSERFDIHAYSSDRFTKTSVDIVKEVPLEIFLNGHRVITIACNGNHREELAVGFLRSEGFIRTAADLMKVEVSDKRNAVSVFTKGETRIPSNEHHAGKTIASSGARGWERESMEHALENLRGNLTRISPQCAFTLVESLIDSSLLHGVTGGTHSAALAYGDSIIVLREDIGRHNTIDMLGGYALLNEMDCSDKIIVRTGRVSLEIVNKVWNLGIPILISLSVPTTTAIHASMEAGITMIGSVRGGKMNVYCHEWRVSI